One Oncorhynchus clarkii lewisi isolate Uvic-CL-2024 chromosome 31, UVic_Ocla_1.0, whole genome shotgun sequence DNA segment encodes these proteins:
- the LOC139391215 gene encoding heterogeneous nuclear ribonucleoprotein A0-like has product MDAANQLCKLFVGGLNVDTDDDGLRKHFEQYGQLTDCVVVVNKQLQRSRCFGFVTYSSGEEADAAMAARPHVVDGTNVELKRAVAREDAGKPEALAKVKKIFIGGLKDDIEDEHLNDYFSQFGEIEKAEVIAEKETGKKRGFGFVHFTDNDSADKAVVVKFHTINGHKVEVKKALTKQEMQAGGGGRGGRGGRGMRGGQNGFGGGRGGYDSYGGGFGGGYGGNSGGYGGGYGSGGYGGGYGGASYGGGYGDQMGGYGGGNGYSDFGSGYSQQSSGYGPMKGGSNYAGRSPAPYAPRGGAGGYNRGAYGGY; this is encoded by the coding sequence ATGGACGCCGCAAATCAACTTTGCAAACTTTTTGTCGGTGGATTGAACGTAGATACCGACGATGACGGGCTCCGCAAGCATTTTGAGCAGTATGGTCAACTGACCGACTGCGTTGTGGTTGTGAATAAGCAGCTACAGAGGTCCCGCTGTTTCGGCTTTGTTACCTACTCGAGCGGGGAGGAGGCCGATGCAGCAATGGCGGCTAGGCCACATGTCGTTGATGGCACCAACGTGGAGTTGAAAAGAGCGGTCGCTCGTGAAGATGCTGGTAAACCCGAGGCACTCGCCAAGGTCAAGAAAATATTCATCGGTGGATTGAAAGACGACATCGAagatgaacatctgaatgattatTTTTCCCAGTTCGGCGAGATCGAGAAGGCCGAAGTAATCGCGGAGAAGGAAACCGGAAAGAAAAGGGGTTTCGGCTTTGTTCACTTCACAGATAACGACTCGGCCGACAAGGCAGTGGTTGTGAAGTTCCACACCATCAATGGGCACAAGGTGGAAGTGAAGAAAGCCCTCACCAAGCAGGAGATGCAAGCTGGTGGTGGCGGCAGGggtggaagaggggggagaggcatGAGAGGAGGACAAAATGGCTTCGGTGGCGGCAGAGGTGGTTACGACAGCTACGGGGGCGGTTTCGGTGGGGGCTACGGAGGCAATAGCGGCGGGTATGGCGGCGGCTACGGAAGTGGAGGCTATGGCGGTGGTTATGGAGGCGCAAGCTACGGAGGTGGCTACGGCGACCAGATGGGAGGTTATGGTGGCGGCAATGGCTACAGTGACTTTGGCAGTGGGTACAGCCAGCAGTCCTCCGGGTATGGGCCCATGAAAGGCGGCAGCAACTATGCCGGTAGGAGCCCCGCTCCATACGCCCCCAGAGGCGGTGCGGGTGGCTACAACAGAGGGGCTTATGGCGGCTACTAA
- the LOC139391180 gene encoding heterogeneous nuclear ribonucleoprotein A0-like has product MENQLCKLFIGGLNVHTTDGGLRKHFEQYGQLTDCVVVQNQQLQRSRCFGFVTYATADEADAAMSARPHALDGNNVELKRAVAREDAGKPEALAKVKKIFIGGLKEDIEDGHLNEYFSQFGTIEKAEVISDNQTGKKRGFGFVYFEDYDSADKAVVLKFHHINGHKVEVKKALTKQEMQAAGTRGGRGGRFQNGYGGGYGGGYGGSDGGYGVGYSGGYGDQMGGYGGNGYSDFGGGYSDQSSNYGPMKGNYSGRSSAPYTRGGGGYGRGGYDGAY; this is encoded by the coding sequence ATGGAAAATCAACTCTGCAAGCTCTTTATTGGCGGACTAAATGTTCACACCACTGACGGTGGTCTTCGTAAACACTTTGAACAGTATGGCCAGCTGACCGACTGCGTAGTTGTTCAGAACCAGCAACTACAGCGGTCTCGCTGTTTTGGTTTTGTAACCTATGCTACTGCTGATGAGGCAGACGCTGCAATGTCCGCCCGGCCTCATGCCCTGGACGGAAACAATGTTGAACTGAAAAGAGCAGTGGCACGTGAAGATGCGGGAAAACCTGAGGCTCTGGCTaaggttaagaaaatatttatcgGGGGTCTGAAAGAAGACATAGAGGATGGACATCTGAACGAGTACTTCTCTCAGTTCGGTACTATCGAGAAGGCCGAGGTTATTAGCGATAATCAAACTGGTAAGAAGAGGGGGTTTGGTTTTGTTTATTTCGAAGATTATGATTCTGCCGACAAAGCGGTGGTACTGAAGTTCCACCATATAAATGGCCATAAAGTAGAGGTGAAAAAAGCCCTCACCAAGCAAGAAATGCAGGCTGCTGGCACCCGTGGCGGGAGGGGAGGAAGGTTTCAAAATGGATACGGTGGTGGCTATGGAGGAGGTTATGGAGGCAGTGACGGTGGATACGGCGTGGGGTACAGTGGAGGCTATGGTGACCAAATGGGTGGCTACGGTGGGAACGGCTACAGTGATTTTGGAGGTGGCTATAGCGACCAGTCATCTAATTATGGCCCCATGAAAGGTAATTACTCGGGCAGAAGCAGCGCACCTTACACCCGAGGTGGTGGTGGTTACGGCAGGGGGGGGTACGATGGCGCTTACTAG
- the LOC139391179 gene encoding heterogeneous nuclear ribonucleoprotein A0-like, protein MTNQLCKLFVGGLNVETTDDGLRQHFEQYGQLTDCVVVQNQQLQRSRCFGFVTYSSAEEADAAMAARPHVVDGTNVELKRAVAREDAGRPEALAKVKKIFIGGLKDDIEDEHLNDYFSQFGAIEKAEVISDKETFKKRGFGFVYFEDNDSADKAVVLKFHTINGHKVEVKKALTKQEMQSAGGRGGRGGRGMRGSQNGYDGGRGGGYGSYGGGYGGNDGGYGGGYGNGGGYGNQGGYGGGYGDQMGGSYGGNGYNDFGGDYGQQSSGYGAMKGGSYSGRSAAPYSRGGAGGYGRGGYGGY, encoded by the coding sequence ATGACGAACCAACTTTGCAAACTATTTGTCGGTGGCTTGAACGTCGAGACTACAGACGATGGCCTTCGTCAACATTTCGAGCAGTACGGCCAGTTAACCGACTGCGTAGTGGTCCAGAACCAGCAGCTACAAAGGTCCCGCTGTTTCGGCTTTGTAACCTACTCAAGTGCGGAGGAGGCCGACGCAGCCATGGCCGCCAGGCCACATGTCGTCGATGGTACCAACGTGGAGTTAAAAAGGGCCGTTGCACGGGAAGATGCTGGTAGGCCAGAGGCACTCGCCaaagtaaagaaaatatttaTTGGTGGGCTGAAAGACGACATTGAAGACGAACATCTGAATGATTATTTCTCTCAATTCGGCGCAATTGAGAAGGCCGAAGTCATCAGCGACAAAGAGACTTTCAAAAAAAGGGGATTCGGCTTTGTCTACTTCGAAGATAATGACTCTGCCGACAAAGCGGTAGTGCTGAAGTTCCACACCATCAATGGACACAAAGTGGAGGTGAAGAAGGCCCTCACCAAACAAGAGATGCAATCAGCCGGTGGTCGTGGTGGCCGGGGTGGGAGAGGAATGAGGGGGTCTCAAAATGGCTACGACGGCGGAAGAGGTGGCGGCTACGGCAGCTATGGCGGTGGCTATGGAGGAAACGATGGCGGCTACGGTGGAGGATACGGCAACGGAGGTGGTTACGGTAACCAAGGGGGATACGGAGGAGGTTATGGCGATCAAATGGGGGGCAGTTATGGTGGGAACGGTTACAATGACTTTGGCGGAGATTATGGTCAGCAGTCTTCCGGTTATGGTGCAATGAAGGGGGGTAGCTATTCAGGCAGGAGCGCTGCACCGTACTCCCGTGGAGGTGCCGGTGGCTATGGCAGGGGTGGATATGGTGGTTATTAG
- the LOC139390557 gene encoding nucleotide exchange factor SIL1-like isoform X1, whose translation MLTGCLRKGSKSTRLKMALMLLVLSCQFVHVLSEKSSSALTVLESTETSLDDEDAHHMEEESDPEDLDVFRPTDQWQSLKPGQAVPRGSHVRLNLQTRQREVKLGEHQIIKYQIDGQRQGKENTPGPSFNAEELKKALKNIKEGVDPETSDKEKEEEALRAQFRPMEELKRDMAKLDMLMESDFQVISRLMSQFNSSNTTVEEKIKALHDLEYLVHQVDNAQNLASRGGLKLVVDALNSTDYRLQESAAFVLGSALSSNPVVQVEAVESGTLQKLLMLLATPRPMSVKKKALFAVASLLRHFPFAQSHFLKLGGLQVLGDLFRASEGGALRVRIVTILYDMINEKELISQTGLDPIPDASHNERLVQYAQVSLMPLLAEQGWCSLVPELLASPEHDWKEKALRTILAMMPHCQTQYRQDYTLSSSLHTLQEQYQELVLSEQVLGDEDGYFGEILALLETVLLKLK comes from the exons ATGTTGACCGGATGCCTGAGAAAAGGAAGTAAATCTACCAGGCTGAAGATGGCACTCATGCTCTTAGTACTGAGTTGTCAATTCGTCCATGTTCTCAGCGAAAAA TCTTCCTCTGCGTTGACTGTTTTGGAGAGCACTGAGACCAGCCTGGATGATGAGGATGCGCACCACATGGAGGAAGAGAGCGATCCTGAGGATTTGGATGTGTTCCGTCCCACGGACCAGTGGCAGTCTCTCAAACCAg GCCAGGCAGTCCCAAGGGGCTCTCACGTAAGGCTCAACCTCCAGACAAGACAGAGGGAGGTCAAACTTGGGGAACATCAGATTATCAAATACCAGATTGATGGACAAAG ACAGGGGAAGGAGAACACACCAGGCCCATCCTTCAATGCTGAGGAGCTGAAGAAGGCTCTGAAAAATATAAAAGAAGGAGTGGATCCCGAAACTAGTGACAAAGAAAAAGAAGAGGAG GCTCTCAGAGCCCAGTTTCGTCCCATGGAGGAGCTGAAAAGAGACATGGCCAAACTGGACATGCTGATGGAGTCAGACTTCCAGGTTATTAGCAGACTGATGTCCcaattcaacagctcaaacaCCACTGTGGAGGAGAAGATAAAAGCTTTACATGACCTAGAGTACCTTGTTCATCAG GTGGACAATGCCCAGAACTTGGCATCTAGGGGAGGATTGAAGCTTGTGGTTGATGCTTTGAACAGCACAGACTATCGCCTTCAGGAGAGTGCTGCTTTTGTCTTGGGGTCAGCTCTGTCAAG TAACCCGGTGGTGCAGGTGGAGGCAGTTGAAAGTGGTACTCTGCAGAAGCTGTTAATGTTACTCGCCACTCCACGACCCATGTCTGTTAAAAAGAAG GCGTTGTTTGCTGTGGCCTCTTTGCTACGTCACTTCCCCTTTGCCCAAAGCCATTTCCTGAAGCTGGGTGGGCTGCAGGTGTTGGGGGATCTTTTCCGAGCTTCCGAAGGTGGGGCCCTCCGTGTGAGGATTGTAACCATACTCTATGACATGATCAATGAGAAG GAGCTGATTTCTCAGACTGGACTTGACCCCATTCCAGATGCTTCTCACAACGAGCGGTTGGTGCAGTACGCACAGGTCTCCCTCATGCCACTGTTGGCAGAGCAGGGCTGGTGCAGCCTGGTGCCTGAACTGTTGGCCTCCCCAGAGCACGACTGGAAGGAGAAGGCCCTGAGAACTATCCTGGCCATGATGCCTCACTGCCAGACTCAGTATCGGCAGGACTAcaccctgtcttcctccctccacaCCCTACAGGAGCAGTACCAGGAACTGGTGCTCTCAGAGCAGGTCCTCGGAGACGAGGATGGGTACTTTGGGGAGATCCTGGCTCTGTTGGAGACAGTGTTGCTGAAACTGAAGTGA
- the LOC139390557 gene encoding nucleotide exchange factor SIL1-like isoform X2 codes for MLTGCLRKGSKSTRLKMALMLLVLSCQFVHVLSEKSSSALTVLESTETSLDDEDAHHMEEESDPEDLDVFRPTDQWQSLKPGQAVPRGSHVRLNLQTRQREVKLGEHQIIKYQIDGQRQGKENTPGPSFNAEELKKALKNIKEGVDPETSDKEKEEEEALRAQFRPMEELKRDMAKLDMLMESDFQVISRLMSQFNSSNTTVEEKIKALHDLEYLVHQVDNAQNLASRGGLKLVVDALNSTDYRLQESAAFVLGSALSSNPVVQVEAVESGTLQKLLMLLATPRPMSVKKKALFAVASLLRHFPFAQSHFLKLGGLQVLGDLFRASEGGALRVRIVTILYDMINEKELISQTGLDPIPDASHNERLVQYAQVSLMPLLAEQGWCSLVPELLASPEHDWKEKALRTILAMMPHCQTQYRQDYTLSSSLHTLQEQYQELVLSEQVLGDEDGYFGEILALLETVLLKLK; via the exons ATGTTGACCGGATGCCTGAGAAAAGGAAGTAAATCTACCAGGCTGAAGATGGCACTCATGCTCTTAGTACTGAGTTGTCAATTCGTCCATGTTCTCAGCGAAAAA TCTTCCTCTGCGTTGACTGTTTTGGAGAGCACTGAGACCAGCCTGGATGATGAGGATGCGCACCACATGGAGGAAGAGAGCGATCCTGAGGATTTGGATGTGTTCCGTCCCACGGACCAGTGGCAGTCTCTCAAACCAg GCCAGGCAGTCCCAAGGGGCTCTCACGTAAGGCTCAACCTCCAGACAAGACAGAGGGAGGTCAAACTTGGGGAACATCAGATTATCAAATACCAGATTGATGGACAAAG ACAGGGGAAGGAGAACACACCAGGCCCATCCTTCAATGCTGAGGAGCTGAAGAAGGCTCTGAAAAATATAAAAGAAGGAGTGGATCCCGAAACTAGTGACAAAGAAAAAGAAGAGGAG GAGGCTCTCAGAGCCCAGTTTCGTCCCATGGAGGAGCTGAAAAGAGACATGGCCAAACTGGACATGCTGATGGAGTCAGACTTCCAGGTTATTAGCAGACTGATGTCCcaattcaacagctcaaacaCCACTGTGGAGGAGAAGATAAAAGCTTTACATGACCTAGAGTACCTTGTTCATCAG GTGGACAATGCCCAGAACTTGGCATCTAGGGGAGGATTGAAGCTTGTGGTTGATGCTTTGAACAGCACAGACTATCGCCTTCAGGAGAGTGCTGCTTTTGTCTTGGGGTCAGCTCTGTCAAG TAACCCGGTGGTGCAGGTGGAGGCAGTTGAAAGTGGTACTCTGCAGAAGCTGTTAATGTTACTCGCCACTCCACGACCCATGTCTGTTAAAAAGAAG GCGTTGTTTGCTGTGGCCTCTTTGCTACGTCACTTCCCCTTTGCCCAAAGCCATTTCCTGAAGCTGGGTGGGCTGCAGGTGTTGGGGGATCTTTTCCGAGCTTCCGAAGGTGGGGCCCTCCGTGTGAGGATTGTAACCATACTCTATGACATGATCAATGAGAAG GAGCTGATTTCTCAGACTGGACTTGACCCCATTCCAGATGCTTCTCACAACGAGCGGTTGGTGCAGTACGCACAGGTCTCCCTCATGCCACTGTTGGCAGAGCAGGGCTGGTGCAGCCTGGTGCCTGAACTGTTGGCCTCCCCAGAGCACGACTGGAAGGAGAAGGCCCTGAGAACTATCCTGGCCATGATGCCTCACTGCCAGACTCAGTATCGGCAGGACTAcaccctgtcttcctccctccacaCCCTACAGGAGCAGTACCAGGAACTGGTGCTCTCAGAGCAGGTCCTCGGAGACGAGGATGGGTACTTTGGGGAGATCCTGGCTCTGTTGGAGACAGTGTTGCTGAAACTGAAGTGA